Proteins from a single region of Chryseobacterium sp. W4I1:
- a CDS encoding PaaI family thioesterase: protein MTPEKKKLMTDSFGRSETLKFYNAELLEIETDFVSIKIPKMEMMTRKAGMFNGAMIASLVDVSSGYASVSHYKDDCYVVTVELKVNYLRPALGDALISRSYVIKGGGKIIVVRTEIYVIDDNTASESHVATSLVTMMRIK from the coding sequence ATGACTCCAGAAAAAAAGAAACTGATGACAGACAGTTTCGGACGCTCCGAAACCTTGAAATTTTACAATGCCGAATTATTGGAAATAGAAACTGATTTCGTCTCTATAAAAATTCCTAAAATGGAGATGATGACCCGAAAAGCCGGAATGTTCAATGGCGCAATGATTGCTTCTCTGGTGGATGTTTCTTCAGGATATGCTTCGGTAAGCCATTACAAAGATGACTGTTATGTAGTAACAGTTGAATTGAAGGTCAATTATCTACGTCCTGCTTTGGGAGATGCCCTGATATCGCGGTCTTACGTTATAAAAGGTGGAGGAAAAATTATTGTGGTCCGGACTGAAATTTATGTTATTGATGACAATACAGCTTCGGAAAGTCATGTAGCTACTTCGCTGGTAACCATGATGAGGATCAAATAA
- a CDS encoding type IA DNA topoisomerase — MKLCIAEKPSVARDIAKVLGATTPKQGYMEGNGYCVTWTFGHLCTLKEPHDYGPQYKSWNLFLLPIIPNNFGIKLIPNKGVENQFKVIERLVEECDEVINCGDAGQEGELIQRWVLQKAKCNKPVQRLWISSLTEEAIKEGFDNLKPAEDYKNLYLAGNARAIGDWLLGINATRLFTKKFGGNKAVLSIGRVQTPTLAMLVQRQKEIDAFTTEEYWELKTKYRDVVFNAAIDRLKTLDRAEKGLEYLKVNPFEIVSFEIKEGKEKNPRLFDLTGLQVEANKKYGYSAENTLNYIQSLYEKKHVTYPRVDTTYLSESLYPKIDGILRKMHFYQELVAPLLEGPIPKSKAVFDDAKVTDHHAIIPTEVPPSQNLSREEKLIYDLVAKRFIAVFYPECKISNTLVEGKVGTIPFKTSGRQVLEPGWRAVYAKEPKEEVTDKEKEKEEEQTIPEFKVGETGPHDPMIHQGKTTPPKPYTEATLLRAMETAGKQVEDDELREMLKNNGIGRPSTRANIIETLFKRKYIEKKRKNLIATQTGIQLIDTIEDELLKSPELTGEWESKLRRIEKGEYEANQFKEELIQMVTELTKKVVDGKGKVITLYEEKEEVVEKKKREPAVKKELQSWEETKCPKCKEHNLIKGKTAVGCSDFKNCGFKITFDIFGKKLSDKQLLDLVLKGKTSKLKGFTTHSEALTEGVLTLADGFQVQLS; from the coding sequence ATGAAACTTTGTATTGCAGAAAAGCCCAGTGTTGCCAGAGATATCGCCAAAGTATTAGGTGCTACCACGCCTAAACAAGGCTATATGGAGGGTAATGGATACTGTGTGACATGGACGTTCGGACATCTTTGCACATTGAAAGAACCTCACGATTACGGTCCGCAGTACAAATCATGGAACCTGTTTTTATTACCGATTATTCCAAACAATTTCGGGATCAAATTAATTCCGAATAAAGGCGTAGAAAACCAGTTTAAAGTTATTGAAAGATTGGTAGAGGAATGTGATGAGGTGATTAACTGTGGTGATGCCGGGCAGGAAGGTGAGCTGATTCAGCGTTGGGTATTGCAGAAGGCAAAATGTAATAAACCGGTTCAGCGTTTATGGATCTCGTCCCTTACTGAAGAGGCTATTAAAGAAGGTTTTGACAATCTTAAACCTGCAGAAGATTACAAGAACCTGTACCTGGCAGGAAATGCAAGAGCGATCGGGGACTGGCTGCTGGGAATCAATGCTACAAGGCTATTTACCAAAAAGTTTGGAGGCAATAAAGCAGTTCTTTCTATCGGAAGAGTGCAGACTCCGACTTTGGCGATGCTGGTTCAGCGTCAGAAGGAAATTGATGCTTTTACCACCGAAGAATATTGGGAGCTTAAAACAAAATACCGTGACGTTGTTTTCAACGCAGCGATCGACCGGCTGAAAACCTTAGACCGTGCTGAAAAAGGTCTGGAATATCTTAAAGTCAATCCTTTTGAGATCGTATCCTTTGAAATTAAAGAAGGAAAGGAAAAAAATCCAAGGCTTTTTGATCTTACCGGGCTTCAGGTTGAAGCTAACAAAAAATATGGATATTCTGCTGAGAATACTCTAAATTATATCCAAAGTCTTTACGAGAAAAAACATGTGACCTACCCCCGTGTGGATACCACTTATTTATCAGAAAGCCTTTATCCGAAAATAGATGGTATACTTCGGAAAATGCATTTCTATCAGGAACTCGTAGCACCATTATTGGAAGGCCCGATTCCAAAATCAAAAGCTGTTTTTGATGATGCGAAAGTAACGGATCACCATGCCATTATTCCCACGGAAGTTCCGCCTTCTCAAAATTTAAGCAGAGAAGAAAAACTGATCTATGATTTGGTAGCGAAACGTTTTATTGCTGTTTTTTATCCTGAATGTAAAATCTCCAATACACTGGTAGAAGGAAAAGTAGGAACCATTCCCTTTAAAACAAGTGGAAGACAGGTTCTGGAACCGGGATGGAGAGCTGTATATGCTAAAGAACCGAAAGAGGAAGTTACTGATAAAGAAAAGGAGAAAGAAGAAGAACAGACAATTCCTGAATTTAAAGTTGGTGAAACCGGACCTCATGATCCGATGATTCACCAAGGGAAAACTACGCCACCTAAACCATACACGGAAGCAACGCTGCTGCGTGCCATGGAAACTGCCGGGAAACAGGTGGAAGATGATGAATTGCGTGAAATGCTTAAAAACAACGGGATCGGAAGACCATCTACTCGTGCGAACATTATAGAAACGCTTTTTAAGAGGAAATATATTGAGAAGAAAAGAAAGAATCTTATCGCCACACAAACCGGAATTCAGTTAATTGACACCATTGAAGACGAACTTCTGAAAAGCCCTGAACTGACAGGAGAATGGGAATCAAAGCTCCGCAGAATTGAAAAAGGGGAATACGAGGCGAACCAGTTTAAAGAAGAACTGATCCAGATGGTGACGGAACTGACGAAGAAAGTAGTAGACGGAAAAGGAAAAGTGATTACATTATACGAAGAGAAAGAAGAGGTTGTAGAAAAGAAAAAACGGGAACCTGCTGTAAAAAAAGAACTGCAGTCCTGGGAAGAAACAAAATGTCCCAAGTGCAAAGAACACAATCTGATCAAAGGAAAAACAGCAGTGGGATGTTCCGATTTTAAAAACTGTGGCTTTAAAATTACCTTTGATATCTTTGGGAAGAAACTTTCTGATAAGCAGCTTTTAGATCTCGTTTTAAAAGGAAAAACTTCAAAATTAAAAGGATTCACAACACATTCCGAAGCTCTGACAGAAGGAGTTCTAACGCTTGCAGACGGTTTTCAGGTACAGTTATCTTAA
- a CDS encoding M17 family peptidase N-terminal domain-containing protein: MKNTLKRSLLITALAFSTLSFSQTATANSAATPATVGTSKNWGSVDGISMIGLVQGPSSADAQLQVACVFEYTDNDIHSAQALPANLNGLVHLDDALKGEFTKIRQSGQFKGHSLETLLITPPAGSMSAKKLLLIGLGDRNSFTPDLMTSVGEVAAREAMRLGVTNFAFASDLKDAGIDSPTALVAGNVVKGIVLANRSETYLKEHNLSKTKKLEKVYLLAGPSFFEVAGGGIQSAIAEVKK, encoded by the coding sequence ATGAAAAATACCCTAAAAAGATCATTACTGATCACAGCATTAGCATTCTCAACCTTAAGTTTTTCCCAGACAGCCACTGCTAATTCAGCAGCCACTCCTGCCACAGTAGGAACCTCCAAAAACTGGGGTTCCGTAGACGGAATTTCAATGATAGGACTGGTTCAGGGACCATCGTCTGCTGATGCCCAGCTTCAGGTGGCCTGTGTTTTTGAATATACCGATAACGACATTCACAGTGCTCAGGCTTTACCGGCCAACTTAAACGGTCTGGTCCATCTGGATGATGCTTTAAAAGGGGAGTTTACAAAGATCAGACAATCCGGGCAGTTTAAAGGACATTCTTTGGAAACTCTTCTCATAACACCTCCTGCAGGTTCTATGTCGGCTAAAAAATTGCTGCTGATTGGCCTGGGAGACCGAAACAGTTTCACACCCGACCTGATGACTTCAGTAGGCGAAGTGGCAGCCCGTGAAGCGATGAGATTGGGGGTAACCAATTTCGCTTTTGCCAGCGACCTGAAAGATGCAGGAATAGATTCCCCAACTGCTCTGGTAGCCGGAAATGTTGTCAAAGGAATAGTATTGGCCAACCGTTCTGAAACTTACTTAAAAGAACATAACCTTTCCAAAACCAAAAAACTGGAAAAAGTATACCTTTTAGCGGGCCCTTCTTTCTTTGAAGTGGCGGGCGGAGGAATCCAAAGCGCAATTGCTGAAGTGAAGAAATAG
- a CDS encoding alginate export family protein: protein MKNLITILLLLQILFPASVSAQFKLMRFDEDYTAYKDSADTFYNSLKYIPLSEKNNNTYLSLGGEARAEFVEFNNEDWGRLGIGSNPFLIQRYTVHADLHLGSRVRIFGQLRSAWENGRKNGPRAIDEDHLNVQNLFIDVDAIKNEKEKLTIRAGRQELDYGSGRLISVREGPNLRLYFDGLKVMYKRGNFRSDAFMMMASEINTGAFDNKPSKSINLWGSYNTLILPKSGNLELYYLGIHRKDVRFEAGTSDETRHTIGGRFWRYGGGLIYNFEAAYQFGNFDKGTISAWTASADVGYMFENTKGKPTINLRNDYISGDSRKGDGKLETFNPLYPKGGYFGFNPQIGPVNLIDLHPYATVDLSSKITVQADVVFNWRYSVNDGIYRPSGSLNLTSMNSKKKYIGTAFLGSFNYKINKFLTFNTGIQYFKTGAFVNDIIEDDKDGLFINTRIVFKF from the coding sequence ATGAAGAATTTAATTACCATCCTGCTATTGTTACAGATTCTTTTTCCTGCATCGGTCTCGGCACAGTTTAAGCTGATGAGGTTTGATGAAGATTACACAGCCTATAAAGACTCAGCCGATACCTTTTATAATTCTTTAAAATATATTCCGCTTTCAGAAAAAAATAACAATACCTATTTATCATTGGGAGGAGAAGCCAGAGCCGAGTTCGTTGAATTTAATAATGAAGACTGGGGAAGATTAGGCATAGGAAGTAATCCTTTTCTGATTCAGAGATATACTGTACATGCAGATCTCCACCTCGGTTCAAGGGTCAGAATCTTCGGACAGTTGAGAAGTGCCTGGGAAAACGGGAGAAAAAACGGTCCCAGAGCAATTGATGAAGACCACCTGAATGTTCAGAACCTTTTCATAGATGTGGATGCCATTAAAAATGAAAAAGAAAAACTGACCATTCGTGCAGGAAGACAGGAGCTGGATTACGGAAGCGGAAGACTGATCTCTGTGCGGGAAGGCCCGAATTTAAGACTCTATTTTGACGGACTAAAAGTCATGTACAAAAGAGGAAATTTCAGATCCGATGCATTCATGATGATGGCCAGCGAAATCAATACTGGAGCATTTGACAATAAACCCTCAAAATCCATCAATCTTTGGGGCAGTTACAATACCCTGATTCTCCCTAAAAGCGGAAACCTGGAACTGTATTACCTGGGAATTCACCGCAAAGATGTACGCTTTGAAGCCGGAACTTCCGATGAAACAAGACATACGATAGGAGGAAGATTCTGGAGATATGGAGGCGGGCTAATCTATAATTTTGAAGCAGCCTATCAGTTTGGAAATTTTGATAAGGGAACTATCAGCGCATGGACAGCTTCTGCAGACGTTGGATATATGTTTGAAAATACAAAAGGAAAACCTACCATCAATCTGAGGAACGATTACATTTCCGGAGACAGCCGGAAAGGGGATGGGAAGCTGGAAACATTCAACCCGCTTTACCCGAAAGGAGGCTACTTCGGATTCAATCCGCAGATCGGGCCTGTCAATTTAATAGATCTTCATCCTTATGCCACCGTTGATCTCAGCAGCAAAATAACCGTTCAGGCCGATGTGGTTTTCAACTGGAGATACTCTGTCAATGACGGAATTTACAGACCCAGCGGATCTTTAAACCTCACCTCAATGAATTCAAAGAAAAAATATATCGGAACAGCTTTCTTAGGAAGCTTTAATTATAAAATCAACAAATTTTTAACCTTTAATACAGGAATCCAGTACTTCAAAACCGGCGCATTTGTAAACGATATCATTGAAGACGACAAAGACGGACTGTTTATCAACACCAGAATTGTATTTAAATTTTAA
- a CDS encoding DoxX family protein: MKKLVHIITNTNLEGKLIHTALLGFRILLSVELIVAHGLKKLGVGVSEAEQVPNPLHLPEAFNSLFADAANLVFPVFVIFGLFTRLAVLPILAVTLTGYFILHWNDALLIKDTPFMYSLCYLFLLLVGPGKYSLDNYLRKI, encoded by the coding sequence ATGAAAAAACTCGTTCACATCATCACCAATACCAACCTTGAAGGAAAATTAATCCACACTGCCTTATTAGGTTTCAGAATTTTATTATCCGTAGAATTAATCGTAGCTCACGGTCTGAAAAAACTGGGTGTAGGCGTTTCAGAAGCTGAGCAGGTACCCAATCCGCTACATCTTCCTGAAGCTTTCAACAGTCTTTTTGCAGATGCAGCCAATCTGGTGTTTCCTGTTTTTGTCATCTTCGGACTGTTTACAAGACTGGCGGTATTACCTATTTTGGCGGTGACGCTGACGGGATATTTTATCCTTCACTGGAACGATGCTTTACTCATCAAAGACACCCCGTTTATGTACAGTTTGTGTTACTTGTTTCTTCTGTTGGTGGGTCCCGGTAAATATTCACTGGATAATTATTTAAGAAAGATCTAA